GTTCATATTATTTTCTTGAAATTATAATGGGTCCAACTTGTTCGATAATTTATGAGAATGAACCGATGGAAAAAAATACTATGTCACAAAAACCCAGGCCATTCAGTAATACATTTTTTAACCTGAAAGAACTTGCAACAAGTATTGTACAAGGACTTGCAATCACTGTAGGAACTTTATTCATTTATCGTTTTGGAGCAGGGAATAGTTATGATGAAAATAGCATCCGGACCATGGTCTTTATTGTCCTGATCTCAGCAAATATTTTTCTGACCTTGATCAACAGATCATTCTATTACTCTGTATTGACAACCCTCAGGTATAAAAATAATCTGGTGCCTGTAATTATATTTATAACAGTTTTGATTACCTGTCTGCTTTTATACATCCCTGCCTTAGCTACATTTTTTGATTTTCAAAAATTGAATTTATTTCAAACCGGTATAAGTATTTTAGCAGGTTTTCTATCCGTAATCTGGTATGAACTTGTAAAATGGAGAAGCAGGGCTGCGACAATTCAAAATTAATTTTAGTGATTAAATGAAGAATTATATTATTTTATGTCAATCGGCAGTATGAAATAATCCGGGACTATTGGTTCTTGAATATTTAAAACTTACTTTTGGCCCAGTGAGGCATTTTATCGCCATATCATTATTGTTTGTCCACCTGTTTACTGCAACTGAAATTTATCAGTTACTGAGATTTCCATTGCTTTTGGAACACTTCAGAGAGCATAAAGATCAGGATGCAGATCTTTCATTTTATTCCTTTCTGAAAATTCATTACGCAGACAAAACGATCATTGATGAAGATCATGATCAGGATATGAAACTACCTTTCAAAACTGATGATGGATGTATTAATACATCAATTACAGCTCTTGTTTCTTGTCCGCTTTCTGAAATGCAATTGAAACCTTTCAATAGTCCCACTAAGATATTTTTCTCTTATAATGAATCCCTTTTACCTTCCTCTTTTTTGTCGAGTATCTGGCAGCCGCCAAAAGTTTCCTGATTATATTTGTTTTGTTGAAGGATGTTTCTGTGCGGTATTGAATACTACAGATCATTTATTCATATTTTATAATTCATGAAATCAATCAGATTATGCTTAATAGAATTATTGAGTTTTCAATCCGGAATAAACTCATTATAGGACTTTTTGTATTTGTCCTGATAGGCTATGGTTCTTACCAGGCCACACAATTACCAATTGATGCTGTTCCTGATATAACGGATAATCAGGTTCAGGTTATAACAATTGCTCCATCTTTTGGTGCAACAGACATTGAACGTCTTGTTACGTTTCCGATAGAGCAGGTAAACAGTAATATAAATGGTCTGAAAGAAATTCGGAGTTTTTCAAGGTTCGGATTATCTCTGGTTACAATCGTTTTTAATGATGGAATTGATATTTACTGGGCAAGGCAGCAAGTCTCTGAACGATTACAGCAAGTTCAGAGTCAAATTCCAAAAGGAATAGGAACACCGGAACTCGGACCGATTACAACCGGGCTTGGAGAGATCTATCAATATGTGATCAAGACAAAGCCTGGCTTCAAAGAGAAGTACGATGAGATTGAGTTACGTACGATTCAGGACTGGATCGTACGCCGTCAGCTTCTGGGCGTAAAAGGCGTTGCTGAAGTCAGCAGCTTCGGCGGTAAACTGAAGCAGTATGAAATTTCCGTCGACCCGAATAAATTACAGTCGTTCAACCTGTCTGTCAATGATGTTTTCTCTGCACTGGAAAAGAACAATCAGAATACCGGTGGTGCTTATATTGAAAAAGGTGCAACGGTTTTATTCATTCGCAGTGAAGGATTAATAGGTTCTAAAGAAGACATCAGGAATATTTCTGTGATGGAAACAAAAGATGGTACCCCTGTATTCATTAAAGACATTGCTGACATTAATATTGGTTATGCCACACGTTACGGTGCGATGACATACAATGACGAAGGAGAAGTTTCCGGAGCAGTTGTAATGATGCTAAAAGGAGCTAATAGCAGTGAAGTAATTAAAAATGTAAAAGAAAGAATTGAGCAGATAAGCAAAACGCTTCCAGAAGGAGTAATCATTGAACCGTTTCTGGATAGAACAAAAATGGTGAACAATGCAATTAGTACTGTAGAGAAAAATTTATTTGAGGGTGCTTTAATCGTTGTCTTCATCCTGGTTTTGTTTCTGGGAAATTTCCGCGCGGGATTTCTTGTTGCTTCGGTAATTCCTTTGTCAATGTTGTTTGCAATAATACTGATGAATGCCTTTGGTGTGAGCGGAAATTTAATGAGCCTGGGGGCACTTGATTTTGGGTTGATTGTCGATGGAGCTGTGATTATCGTTGAAGCAGTGATGCATCAGCTTTCGCACAGCAAGAAACTTGATGGCTTCAATACATTAACTCAAAAACAAATGGATCAACAGGTTAGTCAGTCTGCATCCAGAATGATGAATAGTGCTGTATTCGGACAAATAATTATCCTCATTGTATATTTGCCCATCTTTACTCTGCAAGGTATCGAAGGGAAAATGTTCAAGCCAATGGCACAGACAGTTGCATTTGCGCTCATCGGTGCATTTGTTTTATCGATTACGTATGTGCCAATGATGAGTGCTTTCTTTCTAAGCAAAAAGATAAAACATCAACCGGGATTTTCTGACAGGTTCATGTTTAAAATTGAAAGAAGATATCAGCATTTACTGGAGAAAGTTATCGGTTTCCCAAAAACTGTTATAGCAACAGTAATTGTACTATTTATATCCTCACTTCTTATTCTGACAAGTTTAGGTGGGGAGTTTATTCCTGCTTTAGAAGAAGGTGATTTTGCTGTTGATACAAGAGTATTAACAGGAAGTAATCTTGAGACGACAATCGTCAATGTTCAGAAAGCTGCAGGTGTATTGAAAGCTCGCTTCCCTGAAGTTGAAAAAGTCGTGACCAAGATCGGGAGTGGAGAAGTTCCTACTGATCCAATGCCAATTGAAGCCAGTGATATGATGGTAATTCTCAAGCCAAAGAAAGAATGGACTTCAGCGAAAACATTTGATGAGCTTGCTGAAAAAATGGGTAAGGCTCTTGAAGATATTCCCGGAATAACAGCAGGATTTCAATATCCAGTTCAAATGCGTTTCAATGAATTGATGACAGGGGCAAGACAGGATGTGGTCTGCAAAATTTTCGGCGAAGACCTTGATACACTTTCTCATTACGCAACTAAACTCGGCGAACTTGTGAATGAAGTAGAAGGAAGCCAGGCGTTGTTTGTTGAACCTGTCAATGGATTACCACAGATCATCATCGAATACAATCGCGCAATGATCGCTCAATACAATATGAATATTGAGGATATAAATAGAGTAGTTAATATCGCTTTCGCCGGACAAAGCACTGGATTGATCTTCGAAGGAGAAAAACGTTTTGATCTGGTTGTAAAACTGAATAATGCACGACGCGAATCACTTGAAGATGTGCGGAATTTACTTGTGCCTACTCCAAACGGAAATCAGGTTCCATTGTATCAGCTTGCAGATGTAAACATAAAGAACGGACCTAATCAGATCCAGCGTGAAGATGCTAAACGACGAATTGTTGTCGGCTTTAATGTCAGAGGCCGCGATGTGCAGTCTATCGTAACAGAACTTCAATCGAAAGTAGATGCAAAAATTGATCTGCCGGATGGATATTATATTACCTATGGCGGAGCATTCGAAAATTTGCTTGCTGCAAAAAACAGATTGATGATAGCAGTTCCTGTTTCTTTATTTCTGATATTCATACTTCTTTATTTCACGTTCAATTCTGTTAAACATGGCTTATTGATATACACTGCAATTCCATTATCTGCTATTGGAGGAATTTATTTTCTCGCTCTGCGTGGAATGTCGTTCAGTATAAGCGCAGGTGTTGGATTTATTGCCTTGTTTGGCGTAGCTGTTTTAAATGGAATCGTATTGATAGCAGAATTTAATAAGTTGAAAAAGGAAGGAATGCACGATCTGAAGAGAATAGTATTAATGGGAACAAAAGTTCGTTTACGGCCTGTTCTGATGACAGCCTTTGTTGCATCACTCGGTTTTCTGCCAATGGCATTAAGCAATGGTTCAGGAGCAGAAGTACAACGACCGCTGGCAACTGTTGTAATTGGCGGTTTGCTTATTGCGACCTTTCTGACATTATTTCTATTGCCGATTCTGTATATCATGTTTGAAGGGGTAGTGAAACCAATTAAAATTACAGGGGCGTCAATAAAAATAGTACTTGTGTTTGTGTTGTCAGGCATAGCTGCTGATTCTTTCGGTCAGGAAAGAATTACACTTGAAAAAGCAATTGACTTGGCATTAAAGAATAATACCTCAATAAAAAATGAACGTTTATTGAATGAGTACAGGAACAAAATTTCCGGTTCCGGTTTTGATATTCCAAAAACAAATGTTGCATTGGAATATGGACAATTCAATAGTGTTTATAATGATAAAAAATTCTCAATTGCACAATCAATAAATTTCCCTACTGTTTATGCACGACAAAGAAAGGTGTTGAAAGAGAATTATCAATCCGGTTTGCTTGAACTTAATTTAAGGGAAGCCGAATTAAAGAAGCAGGTAAGTGAAACATTTTTTCTTCTGGTCAATATGAACGAGAAACAATTCATATTGACAGAAATGGATAGTATCTATTCAGGATTTCTTTCGAGAGCTGAGTTTCGGTATAGCAAAGGCGAAACAAATGCTTTGGAAATGATCACCGCATCAAGTCAGAAAGCGCAGATAAGAATGCAGTTAAGTCAATTGTTGCTTGATAAAGAAAATGAATTGATGAAATTTCAATTACTTCTGAATTCAAATGATAAATTGATTCCTGAACCTTCAAACCAATTGCTTGAAGCTCCGGTTAGCCGCGATACAACAGTAGCTCCTTCACATCCTTTGGTCAAAATTCTTGAAAAGCAAAAGCAGATCTCGCTTGCCTCTGAAAAACTTGAGCGCTCGCGACTGATGCCTGATCTGGTAGTTGGTTACAATCTTATGAGCATAAAAGGAACAGGTCCTGATAATATTTATTATGATGATGATATTTCAAGAACCAACTTGAATCAGCTTATCGTCAACTTGATGTTTCCAGAGAAAGACTCAGTTACTATCAAAATGATGGTTTCAAAAATGCAGGCAGAGTTGTAGAGATCGCCAATGCACAATTTACAAATGGTGAGATCAATTATCTTGAATGGACCATGCTTATGAATAATGCAACTGTTCTCAGAACCGGATATGCAGATGCTGTATATGAATTGAATTCAGCGATCATAGAAATTAATTATTTAACTACAAAATGAAATTCCCAATGAAAATATATATAATAATTACCTCAGTGATTTTCTTGCTTGCATGTGGCAGGAGTGAAGAAAAATCCCAGACGGAAAACGTGAATGATTCTGTTCCGGAGATGATAAAATTAACGGATGCACAATTAAAGTCATCAGATATTAAAATCGGTACTATTCAACAAAGTAACATAGCTTCAATTATAAAAGTGAATGGAAAAATTGATGTGCCACCGCAGAATATGGTTTCTGTCAGTATGCCTTTAGGCGGATATCTTAAATCCACAAAATTACTCCCTGGTATGCATTTGAACAAAGGCGAAGTGATAGCTACAATGGAAGATCAGCGTTACATTGAATTGCAACAGGAGTTTCTTACAACTCAGTCGGAATTGACTTTTGCAGAAGCAGAATTCAACAGACAGCGTGAGTTAAACCAAAACAAATCTACAAGCGATAAACTTTTTCAAAGATCGGAAATGGAATATCAGACGAAAAAGATTTCATTGAATGCTCTATCGGAAAAGTTGAAGTTGATCGGACTTAATCCTGAAACTCTGGGAAAGAACGGCATTTCAAAAACGATCAATATTTATTCGCCTATCGATGGCTTTGTTTCAAAAGTCAATGTCAATATAGGAAAGTTTGTAAGTCCGACTGACATTTTATTTGAATTGGTAAATCCGACCGACATTCACCTCAATCTATTTGTTTTCGAAAAAGATCTCGAGAAAATTTCAATCGGTCAAAAACTTGTTGCTTTTACCAACAACAAACCAAATGAGAAACATCCGTGCGAGATTATTTTGATCAGCAAAGATCTTTCTGCCGACCGGACAGCGGAAGTTCATTGTCATTTTGAAGATTACGACAAAACACTTTTACCTGGAATGTATATGAATGCAGAGATTGAAGTAAAGAGTCACAAAACATATGTGGTAAGTGAAGATGCTGTTGTGAATTTCGAAGGGAAGAACTATGTATTCATTGCACTATCACCTTCAGAATTCAAAATGACAGAAGTTGAATTGGGCGTTCAGGAAAGAAATATGCTGGAAATCATCAATGGTGAAAGTTTGAAAGATGCACAGATCGTTTTGCAAAATGCATATACGTTACTGATGGTAGCAAAGAATAAATCGGAGGATTAGAATTTCTGCGGTTTTTCTGCGTATTCTGCGTAAGTCTGCGGGAAATAAATACATTAATTTCCCGCAGCTGCAGCTTAATATTTCCCGCAGATTTGCGCAGAATCCGCAGAGATCTCTTCGAGATAAATTATTAATTTCTCCTTTATTCCGTAGGAATTTCTGCGGTTTTTCTGCGTATTCTGCGCAAGTCTGCGGGAAATAAATACTGCTTAATATTTCCCGCAGACTTACGCAGAAAACGCACAGAATCCGCAGAGATCTCTTCGAGATAAATAATTTATTTCTCCTTCATTCCGTAGGAATTTCTGCGGTTTTTCTGCGTATTCTGCGCAAGTCTGCGGGAAATAAATACTGCTTAATATTTCCCGCAGACTTGCGCAGAATACGCAGAGAATCCGCAGAGATCTCTTCGAGATAAATAATTTATTTCTCCTTCATTCCGTAGGAATTTCTGCGGTTTTTCTGCGTATTCTGCGCAAGTCTGCGGGAAATAAATACTGCTTAATATTTCCCGCAGATTTGCGCAGAATCCGCAGAGAATCCGCAGAGAATCCGCTGAGATCTCTTCGAGATAAATAATTTATTTCTCCTTCATTCCGTAAAAATTTCTGCGGTTTTTCTGCGTATTCTGCGCAACTCTGCGGGAAATAAATTTTGTGGTATATTCTGCTGAAAAACTAACAATTATCACATGTCTTTTCTTTCCACTGTGACTTTTGTTACCGTTCCTGACATTCATAAAGCTGACCTTTACATTCAAATCTTAATATTATGAACGAACATTTGTATAATGTCGATTTAAAATGGGTGTCAGACAGAAATGGAATCATTTCATCTCCTGAACTTGATCTTGCATTCAATGTAGCGACCCCGCCACAATTTCCAAAAGGGATTCCTGGCATCTGGTCGCCGGAACATTTACTGACTGCTGCTGTCGTGAGTTGTTTTATGACAACATTTTTGGCGATCGCTGAAAATTCGAAGCTTGAGTATTCAGCGTTCTCATGCACTTCTTCCGGAAAGTTAGAACAAATCGAAGGTAAGTTTCTGATGACGGAAATTACTCTGAATCCTGTTTTGACTTTAAACAACTCAGCAGATACTGAAAGAGCAGAACGAATACTCGTTAAATCTGAAGCTGCTTGCCTTATTTCAAATTCGATAAAGTCGAAAATTATCCTGAATACTTCGATTTTGGCAGCCGTTTAAGTATTGCAGATTTTCTAGTCTGACAAAACTTGACTAACTTGGTCTTTATAATTAAAAAATTATGAAACAGAGACCAAGAAGAATAATGCTTGCTATACTTCTCATTGTTACGATTGGTAATTATACCAGAATTATCGGTGATAAGGATGTGCGCGCAGTTGAAGTACTTTCAATTTTTATTATGGGTGTGCTTTCTGCGATTTTATTCGTAGATATTCTGAGGACCAGAAAACAAAAAGAGAAAGAATGATAAAAATTAGAAAAGCAATTGTTTGAATTTCTACTTTTTTCTCTGTGTATTTTCTGTGGATTCTGCGCAAAATGAGGTAAATAAATTCTGCTTAATATTTCCCGCAGACTTGCGCAGAATCCGCAAAAAATCCGCAGAGATCTCTTCGAGATAATATGTTTGATTAATTTAATTTCTACAAACAAACTTCTCAAGTCTAACAATAAATTTATTCTATTTAATTCCGTAGGAATTTCTGCGAATTTTCTGCGTATTCTGCGCAAGTCTGCGGGAAACAAATACTGCTTACTATTTCCTGCAGTATTGCACTGTATTTCAGTAGAGAATACTACAATTTCTTCAACTCAAATTCCGCCCCATCAAAAACCCCATAAGTAAAATACTGAATCCAGTCTCCTAAATTTATATATCTGCTACTATCAATTTTAATATCCAAAGGCAGATGTCGGTGTCCGAAGATCAGGTAATCAAAATGTTTTTTTGCAAGAATTTCTTTTGAATAGATAACAAGCCATTCTTTTTCTTCGCCTAAAAATTTCTCATCAGTAGTACCGGTTGCAATTCTGCTCTTCTTTGAAAAGTAATTTGCTATTCCAATTCCGAAATTCGGATGCAATCTTGCGAAGAGCCATTGACAAACTTTACTTGCAAAAACCTTTTTAATGAATTTGTATCCATGATCACCCGGACCAAGTCCGTCGCCGTGGCCAATGTAAAACGCTTTACCGTTGTAAGAAATTTCAATTGGAGCGCGGTAAATGATGACGTTAAGTTCTTTCTCCAGATAATCAAACGTCCACATATCATGATTGCCGGTGAAGTAGTGGATCTTAATTCCTGAGTCACTCAGTTCAGCGAGTTTTCCTAACAATCGTACATATCCGCGGGGAACTACAGTTCGGTACTCAAACCAGAAATCAAATACATCGCCAAGCAGATATAATTCTTCAGCATCAGCTTTGATGCTATCAAGCCACTTTACGATCTTGTGTTCACGCTCAAGACTCTTCTCATACGTTGGAACGCCTAGATGGAAGTCTGATGCAAAATATATTTTTTTACCCGGTTTCACTGTTTGAATGTGGTGCGAATATACTTTAAAGGATTGAGATTTTGTAAATGCAATTCAAACCTTATCAGATCCGAAGTATTATAATTTCTCTGGTCAACAACGTATTTTATATCACGCGAATAAGCAAATGGAAGGTAGACGCTTAAAACATCTTTCATGACCGTTAATTCAACACCAAGTTCCCATGATATTCCGTAATTTTCATCTCCACCGATTTTATTTGCATCATTAAAGGTTCCGATATTTGCATAAAGACGGAAAGGAATCAGGCCAGGTAGAGTAGTAGAGGCATTCAAACCAACCATCCATTGATCAGCTTTTCTGTAAAATTGAGTTGGCGCTGTAAAGCCTGCTCCATTCCTGATAAACTGATGCGAAAAAAGTCCTGTTGTTTCAGTTCGACCTAAGAAGATATCATTATACAAATAATCTCCGGAACCGGCTGTGCCGCTAAGATTGTATCTGTAATCAACATCAGGTTTATTATTTACATCGTTAAGAGAAATATATCCGCCGAAAAATCGCGTAAAAATTCCTTTCCCCTTTTTACCGTATGAGTAAAATTGCTTTAACTCAACATAAGCTTTGAAAAAATCTTCATTGTATTCCGCAGCTATTCTCTGACTCCCGGCATCTAATTCATTTGAATTTATCCTTCGGTACTCTCCTTTGAGATAATTGTAATCAAACTCTTTTGGAGCATAAGTATATACATACCCGGGACCTTGTGGAATATTTTCTTCAGCTACATCTCTTCTTACAAAGACATTTCGGAGTTCAAATTCTTTAGTAATATTTTTCTGTGGGTGAGGTCTTTGAAATGAAAAAATTATTCTTGTATCGGACTTAGTAAAATTCAGGAAGTAAGTATTTTCTGCACCGGTCACTTGATTGAGTATCACATCTTTTTCGTAAGCGTAATGTCCGATCGTTTCCTGGATTGTTATTTTTTGAATCTGTTTATTTTTTCTGTAAATATGATATCTGAAGTCTGCTCCACCGGTCAGATCTTTTGTTCCGGCTGCATACATTGGCATTACTGCAAATTCAAATGGCTTTTCATGAAAAGTTACGTTATGTAAAACTATACCACCCATGACTGAATTGTAATTATTAAAACCTATAACAGGTGCATAAAACAATTGAGTTCTTTCCGGGTCTTCAACTGCTGTCAGAAACTTTAGACTTAACTTTTCTGATTTTTTAAACAGACCGCAACTCTTAATGGTATTATTTTTTCTGTCAAGTTCCGGAATGATCTTATTTGCATCAATTCGAAAAACATCGCCTGTACTGAATGGAACATCAATAATTTTTCTGCCGGAAAATCCTTCAACAAGAACTGAATTTTTTATTTCACCGTTTTGAATTGTGTTTATCCATATCGGACTTTCAACTTCACCTTGATTTGATAATGTAAGTGTTGCAGTGTCACTACGTGTTTTGACCGAGCAAATTGAATAGTCGATTGCTTTGTTTGACCGCATCAGATCGTCAAAGAACCATTTCAGATCTTTTCCCGTTTCTGTTTCAAATGTATTTTTCAGATCGCCCGGATCCGGATGTTTGAATTTCCAGTCTGTATAAAAGCGTTGCATTGATCTGTCAAAAGTTTCATCGCCAAGATATACTTTCAGATAATCGAAGCTTAATGTTGTTTTGTAGTAAACTATATTGCCATAATTAGATCTTGAAAAATTTTGCGCGTATTGGTCCGGTGCAACGTCGGTATGGCGTCTTATAGCAGATAAATACCTTTCGTATTGAATTTGTTTGTGATTTACTTTCTCAAGATTCAGGATCTTTCTGAATTTGCCATAAGTGTATACCGGCTCTTGTTGCTTTTCTTTGTCGTTTGCAAATTTTGTGTAAATATATCTGGTCTCGTAAAAGTTTGTAATTCCTTCATCCATCCAGGGATGTTTCCTTTCGTTGATTCCAAAAAGTCCATAGAACCAATTGTGAAATATTTCATGTGCTATCGTTACGTCAAGTTCAAATGCAGAACCATAATTTCCAATCGCTGTGATCATCGGATATTCCATTCCACTTCCTGATGCATCGGTAACATCCACAGCTGTAAAGGAGGAGTACGGATATTCGCCAACCCAATCTGACATATATTTTATAGAACTCGAAATATATTCAGGTGCTTTTTTCCAGAAAGCTGCTTCAGCATTTGTGAAGAAAGACCATGTAGTTATTTTTCGTTTACTGCCTGATAATTCCACTTCACCTTTAATAACATGCCAGCGTTTATCTGCAAACCATGCGAAGTCATGGATATTGTTTTGCTTATAGTGCAACGTCTTCATTTCTTTCGAAGAAACAGGAAAAGACATGTCTGTGGGAAAATCTGAAAGAGCCATTGTTTGCTTAGACTTTTCTTCAAGCCATGTATTTTCTGATTCACCATTAATCAGCTCGCCCGTTGCACCAACAACATAATTAGCCGGTAAAGTAATGGTGACATCGAACGATCCGAATTCGGAATAATATTCACCTTTATCAAGATAACTGAAGTAGTTCCAGCCGTTTTTGTCATACACAGCCGGTTTCGGATACCATTGTGTTATAAAATACGCCTGTTCATTATGTCCAAGCCTTGATAAAACAGCAGAAGGAATTTTTACTTTGAACGGAGTAGAAATTGTAATACTCGCACCGGGCAAAAGTGGTTCCGCTAATTTTATTTTGCAGATGTCAATTGTGTCCTGAAGCAACTGCCACTCAAGTTTTATTGTTCCGGTTTTGAAATCCAGTGAATCGATAGATCCAAGATCTTTTTCCTCTGCTTCAAGCATATATTCGGCTCCGACATTGTAAAGCTCCTTTGCAAGAGTTGTAGAAGTATTTTTGTATGCATTTGGATAAAGATGAAAATACAATTCCTGAAGCGGCACTGGTGAATTGTTGGTGTAAGTTATTTCCTCAAACCCACGTAATTCATGAGTAACATCATTTAGGGTGACTTGAATTTTATAATCAACTTTTTGCTGGAAATAATTGCTGGAGTGTAACTGATTGATGAAAAGAAATAAAAATAAATGAGTTAAAATTAATTTCATCTAATCAGAATATATTATTTACTTGAATTGATCGCCAGACTTACTTTGTCATACAGGTCATGACCTTTTATTCCTTTTGCTATGATCTTTCCTTCACGGTCAATCAGAATGTTGAATGGAATTGCCTGAACCTGGTATTGCTTAACGACAGGACTTTCCCAACGTAAAAGGTCGCTTACCTGGATCCATTTTATTTTATCACGAATGACAGCTTCATTCCAGGCTTCAATATTGTTGTCAAGTGAGATTCCATATATCTCAAAATCCTTTCCTTTTAATTTTTCATAAGCAGCAACAATATCGGGATTTTCAATTCTGCAAGGCGCACACCAGCTGGCCCAGAAATCGATCAACACAACTTTGCCTTTCAGTGAAGAAAGACTAACAGGTTTGCCTTCGAAATTATTTAAAGTAATTTCAGGCGCC
This is a stretch of genomic DNA from Bacteroidota bacterium. It encodes these proteins:
- a CDS encoding efflux RND transporter periplasmic adaptor subunit, producing MKFPMKIYIIITSVIFLLACGRSEEKSQTENVNDSVPEMIKLTDAQLKSSDIKIGTIQQSNIASIIKVNGKIDVPPQNMVSVSMPLGGYLKSTKLLPGMHLNKGEVIATMEDQRYIELQQEFLTTQSELTFAEAEFNRQRELNQNKSTSDKLFQRSEMEYQTKKISLNALSEKLKLIGLNPETLGKNGISKTINIYSPIDGFVSKVNVNIGKFVSPTDILFELVNPTDIHLNLFVFEKDLEKISIGQKLVAFTNNKPNEKHPCEIILISKDLSADRTAEVHCHFEDYDKTLLPGMYMNAEIEVKSHKTYVVSEDAVVNFEGKNYVFIALSPSEFKMTEVELGVQERNMLEIINGESLKDAQIVLQNAYTLLMVAKNKSED
- a CDS encoding OsmC family protein; this encodes MNEHLYNVDLKWVSDRNGIISSPELDLAFNVATPPQFPKGIPGIWSPEHLLTAAVVSCFMTTFLAIAENSKLEYSAFSCTSSGKLEQIEGKFLMTEITLNPVLTLNNSADTERAERILVKSEAACLISNSIKSKIILNTSILAAV
- a CDS encoding UDP-2,3-diacylglucosamine diphosphatase — encoded protein: MKPGKKIYFASDFHLGVPTYEKSLEREHKIVKWLDSIKADAEELYLLGDVFDFWFEYRTVVPRGYVRLLGKLAELSDSGIKIHYFTGNHDMWTFDYLEKELNVIIYRAPIEISYNGKAFYIGHGDGLGPGDHGYKFIKKVFASKVCQWLFARLHPNFGIGIANYFSKKSRIATGTTDEKFLGEEKEWLVIYSKEILAKKHFDYLIFGHRHLPLDIKIDSSRYINLGDWIQYFTYGVFDGAEFELKKL
- a CDS encoding M1 family metallopeptidase, giving the protein MKLILTHLFLFLFINQLHSSNYFQQKVDYKIQVTLNDVTHELRGFEEITYTNNSPVPLQELYFHLYPNAYKNTSTTLAKELYNVGAEYMLEAEEKDLGSIDSLDFKTGTIKLEWQLLQDTIDICKIKLAEPLLPGASITISTPFKVKIPSAVLSRLGHNEQAYFITQWYPKPAVYDKNGWNYFSYLDKGEYYSEFGSFDVTITLPANYVVGATGELINGESENTWLEEKSKQTMALSDFPTDMSFPVSSKEMKTLHYKQNNIHDFAWFADKRWHVIKGEVELSGSKRKITTWSFFTNAEAAFWKKAPEYISSSIKYMSDWVGEYPYSSFTAVDVTDASGSGMEYPMITAIGNYGSAFELDVTIAHEIFHNWFYGLFGINERKHPWMDEGITNFYETRYIYTKFANDKEKQQEPVYTYGKFRKILNLEKVNHKQIQYERYLSAIRRHTDVAPDQYAQNFSRSNYGNIVYYKTTLSFDYLKVYLGDETFDRSMQRFYTDWKFKHPDPGDLKNTFETETGKDLKWFFDDLMRSNKAIDYSICSVKTRSDTATLTLSNQGEVESPIWINTIQNGEIKNSVLVEGFSGRKIIDVPFSTGDVFRIDANKIIPELDRKNNTIKSCGLFKKSEKLSLKFLTAVEDPERTQLFYAPVIGFNNYNSVMGGIVLHNVTFHEKPFEFAVMPMYAAGTKDLTGGADFRYHIYRKNKQIQKITIQETIGHYAYEKDVILNQVTGAENTYFLNFTKSDTRIIFSFQRPHPQKNITKEFELRNVFVRRDVAEENIPQGPGYVYTYAPKEFDYNYLKGEYRRINSNELDAGSQRIAAEYNEDFFKAYVELKQFYSYGKKGKGIFTRFFGGYISLNDVNNKPDVDYRYNLSGTAGSGDYLYNDIFLGRTETTGLFSHQFIRNGAGFTAPTQFYRKADQWMVGLNASTTLPGLIPFRLYANIGTFNDANKIGGDENYGISWELGVELTVMKDVLSVYLPFAYSRDIKYVVDQRNYNTSDLIRFELHLQNLNPLKYIRTTFKQ